TGGCCGGATGCCAGTCCGTCGACGTAAAACCTGCGCAGCCGACGCTGCAAATCCCCGCCCAGTGGCGTGCTGACGCCGGTCCTGCCAGCCCGGCGGAGCAGCTCTGGTGGCGCAATTTTCATGACAACAACCTCAACCGCTACGTGGATCGGGCGCTAAAGAACAACAGCGACGTGCTGATCGCCCGCGAACGGATTAACGAGTATCAGGCGCGGGTCTTTGCGGCCGACGGCAGCCTGTTTCCGTCACTTGACGCGGGCGTAACGGGGACCCGCGCCCGTTCGCAATCCGCCGCGACCGGGCTGCCGGTCTACGGCACGCTGTACAGAGGTAGCCTGACGGCGAGCTACGACGTGGATATCTGGGGCGTCAACCGCAGCACGGCCAGTGCCGCCGAAGCCTCGCTGGCGGCGCAAAAAGCCGCCGCTGCCGCCGCGGATTTGACCGTCGCGTCTTCCGTTGCATCCGGGTACGTCACCCTGCTCTCGCTTGACGAACAGCTGCGGGTGACCGAATCCACGCTGAAATCGCGCGAAGAGGCATTTAACCTCGCGAAACGTCAGTTTGAGACGGGCTACAGCTCGCGTCTGGAGCTGATGCAGTCGGATTCCGAACTCCGCTCGACGCGAGCGCAGGTTCCCGTGCTGCAGCATCAGATTGCACAGCAGGAGAACGCCCTGAGCCTGCTGCTGGGAAGTAATCCCGGCGCGGTAGCGCGCAGCGAAAGCTTTGAGGCGCTAACGCCGCTGACGCTGCCGTCACAGCTGCCTTCCACCCTCCTGAACCGTCGACCGGATATCGTTCAGGCCGAACGCCAGCTGGTTGCGGCAGACGCCTCGCTTGCCGCGTCGCGCGCGAGCCTGCTGCCGTCGATCAACCTGACCGCGACCGGATCGATACAGGATCGCACCCTGTCCGGCCTGCTGGACAACCCGCTTCAGCTCTGGAGCGTCGGGGGCAGTATTCTCGCCCCGCTGCTGAACCGCCAGGCGCTGAATGCGCAGGTGGATATTTCCCAGTCCCAGCGTAACCAGGCGCTGTACGCCTATGAAAAAACCGTGCGTAACGCGTTTGCCGAAGTGAATAACAGCCTTGATGCTATTACGCGCTATCAGGAACAGCTGACCGAGCTGCTTGCCCAGCAGGAGGTGGCGCAGGAGACGCTGCGCATTGCGCAGAACCGCAATCGCAACGGCTACTCTTCCTATCTGGACGTGCTGGACGCGCAGCGCACGCTGTACTCGGTTCAGACCAGCGTAGTGCAGGTGAAAAATAACCTGCTGCTGGCGCAGATCGATTTGTACAGGGCGCTGGGCGGCGGCTGGAAGAGCGCGTGAACCCCCTTGCGCGCTGATGCCCTCACCCCGACCCTCTCCCACAGGGAGAGGGAGAAAAACCCAAGGAGTCAATCTATGCATCAACAATGGTCTGCAGTAGATAATTACATGATTTCTTCGCTAATCCCTGACGATGACGTGCTTCATCAGGTACTGGAAAACAATAAACGCGCCGGGCTACCCGAACACGATGTTGCGGCCAATCAGGGGCAACTGCTGGCGCTGTTCGTGCGCATGACCCAGGCAAGACGCATCCTTGAGATTGGTACGCTGGGCGCCTATAGCTCAATCTGGATGGCGCGCGCCCTGCCGCCGGACGGAAAGCTGATTACGCTCGAGGCTGACCCGACGCATGCCGATGTGGCCCGCCAGAATATTCACCTCGCGGGGCTGAACGATCGCATTGAACTGATTGAAGGCCCGGCGCTGAGCTCACTGGAGAATTTCGGTGACGTTCCGCCGTTCGACCTGATCTTTATTGATGCCGATAAGCCAAACAATCCCGGCTATCTGGAGTGGGCGCTGCACTATTCACGTCCCGGCACGATAATCATTGGCGATAACGTGGTGCGCGATGGCGAAGTGATTAACGGGCAAAGCGACGACGCGCGTGTGCTGGGGGTGCGGCGTTTTATCGAAATGATTGGGGATAACCCGCGCCTAACCGCCACCGCGCTGCAAACGGTGGGGGTTAAGGGATGGGATGGGTTTACGCTGGCAATGGTGAACGGGTGAAAATTGTGCGGCCTGATGCCCTCACCCCGACCCTCTCCCACAGGGAGAGGGAGAAAACCGGGCAAGGGTTTTAAGCGGAAATCTGCTCCATCGCCTGCAGGATACGCTTATCCGAAATCGGATACGGCGTACCGAGCTGCTGGGCAAAGAAGCTGACGCGCAGCTCCTCGATCATCCAGCGGATCGCCTGCACGTCTTCATCGTCGCGGCGCGCCGGCGGCAGCTTGTTTAACCACTGCTGCCACGCCTGCTGCACGCTCTCCACTTTCAGCATCTGCGCGCGATCGCGGTGCGGGTCGATAGCCATTTTTTCCAGACGTTTTTCAATCGCCTGCAGATAGCGCAGCGTATCGCCCAGACGCTTAAAGCCGTTGCCGGTGACGAAGCCGCGATAGACCAGCCCCGCCATCTGCGCCTTCACGTCCGACAGCCCCAGCGCCATGGTCATATCCACGCGCCCCTTCAGGCGCTTGTTGATATTGAACACGGCGGTGAGGATCTGCTCGACCTGTTTGGCTATCTCCACCACGGTGTCGTTCAGCTCTGCGCGCACCTTTTCATGAAGCTGAGCAAAGCCCTCTTCCGTCCAGACCGGACCGCCCGCCTCGTGGATCAGCTTGTCCACGCCGCAGGAGATGCAGTCGTCAATCAGATCCAGCACCTTGCCGTACGGGTTAAAGTACAGCCCGAGCTTGGCTTTGTTCGGCAGCTTCTCGTGCAGATACTTGATCGGCGACGGGATGTTGAGCAGCAGCAGGCGACGCAGCCCGCGCCACATCATCTGCTGCTGTTCCTGCGGATTATCAAACAGCTTGATCGCCACGCTGTCGCGCTCGTCCACCAGCGCAGGCCAGGCTTTGACCTTATAGTTACCGCGCTTCTGCTCGTAGCTTTCCGGAAGCTGACCGAAGCTCCAGATATGCAGCCCGCTCTGCTCGATACCGTCGTCCGCCACCGCAGACAGCGTTTCCTGAACTTTGCCTTTCAGCGCCTCTTTCAGCTCGCTCAGCGAACGCCCTTCCAGCAGCTTTTTGTTTTTATCATCCACCACGCGGAAGCTGATTTTCAGGTGATCGGGCACCTGATCCCAGTTCCAGTCTTCGCGGTCGATGGTGGTGCCGGTCATGCGTCGGAACTCACGCTCCAGCGCGTCCAGCAGCGGCAGCTCCAGCGGCGTGACGCGGCCTAAAAACGCTTCCGCATAGTTTGGCGCAGGCACAAAGTTACGGCGCACCGGTTTCGGCAGGGATTTGATCAGCGCAATCACCAGCTCGCGGCGCAGGCCGGGGATTTGCCACTCAAACCCGCCCTCATCGACCTGGTTTAACAGCGGCAGCGGAATATGAACTGTCACGCCGTCCGCGTCGGCACCCGGTTCAAACTGATACGTCAGACGCAGCTTGAGGTTGCCCTGATGCCAGAAGTTCGGGTAGTCGAGCTTGCTGACCGACTCCGCCCCCTCTTTGATCAGCATGCTCTTTTCGAAGTTGAGCAGGTCCGGCGTCTCTTTGCTGGCCTTCTTCCACCAGCTGTCGAAGTGGCGGGCGGAGATAACATCGTGGCTGATGCGCTGGTCGTAAAACTCAAACAGCGCCTCGTCGTCCACCAGAATGTCGCGACGGCGGGACTTGTGCTCAAGCTCCTCCACTTCGGCGCGCAGCTTCAGGTTTTCGCGGAAGAAGGCGTGGCGCGTCTGCCAGTCACCCTCCACCAGCGCGTGACGGATAAACAGCTCGCGGCTGAGCGCCGGGTCAATCTGGCTGTAGTTGACCTTACGCGCGGCGACCACCGGCAGGCCGTAAACGGTCACCTTCTCGGTCGCCATCACCGCGCCCTGCGCGCGCTCCCAGTGCGGTTCGCTGTACGAGCGTTTCAGCAGGTGCTGCGCCACCGGCTCCACCCATTCCGGATCGATACGCGCGGCAATGCGCCCCCACAGGCGGCTGGTTTCCACCAGCTCGGCGACCATGGTCCATTTCGGCGGCTTCTTGAACAGGCCGGAACCGGGGAAGATGGAGAAACGGGCGTTGCGCGCGCCGGTATATTCCTGCTTTTCCGCGTCCTTCATCCCAATGTGGGACAGCAGGCCGGTCAGCAGCGCGATATGAATCTCGCGGTACTCCGCAGGCTCGCTGTTGACCGGAATGCCCAGCTCTTTCACCACCTGGCGCAGCTGGGTGTAGATATCCTGCCACTCGCGCACGCGCAGGTAGTTGAGGAAATCCACGCGGCACTGGCGGCGGAACTGGTTCGAAGAGAGCGCTTTCTGCTGCTCGCCGAGATAGTTCCACAGGTTCACGAAGGCGAGGAAGTCGGACTCTTTGTCGTGGAAGCGACGGTGCTTTTCGTCAGACGCCTGCTGCTTGTCCATCGGACGCTCGCGCGGATCCTGAATGGAGAGCGCCGAGGTAATGATCATCGCCTCGCGCACGCAGCCGTGCTTCTGCGCTTCCAGCACCATACGGGCCAGACGCGGATCCACCGGCAGCTGGCTGAGCTGGCGGCCGAGCGGCGTCAGCTTGTAGACCGTCGCCTGCTCGTCGGTGGTAATGGCGCCGAGCTCTTCCAGCAGACGCACGCCGTCCTGAATGTTGCGTTTATCCGGCGCTTCGACGAACGGGAACGCCGCGATGTCGCCCAGCCCCAGCGCGGTCATCTGCAGGATAACGGACGCCAGGTTGGTGCGGAGAATTTCCGGGTCGGTAAACTCCGGACGCGACAGGAAATCATCTTCCGAATAGAGACGAATACAGATCCCTTCCGACACGCGGCCGCAGCGGCCCTTACGCTGGTTCGCGGACGCCTGGGAGACCGGCTCAATCGGCAGCCGCTGAACCTTCGTGCGGTAGCTGTAGCGGCTGATGCGCGCCGTGCCCGGGTCGATAACGTATTTAATCCCCGGCACGGTCAGCGAGGTTTCCGCCACGTTGGTCGCCAGAACGATGCGTCGCCCGCCGTGCGGCTGGAACACGCGGTTCTGCTCGCTGTTTGACAGGCGCGCGTAAAGCGGCAGGATCTCCGTGTGGCGCAGGTCGCGCTTGCTGAGCGCATCGGCGGTATCGCGGATTTCGCGCTCGCCGCTCATGAAGATCAGGATGTCGCCCGCGCTTTCGTTGCCCAGCTCGTCAACGGCGTCGAAGATAGCCTGCAGCTGGTCGCGCTCGGTATCGTCCGCCTCTTCCACAATCGGGCGATAGCGCACTTCCACCGGATATGTGCGTCCTGACACCTCGATAATCGGCGCATTGTTGAAATGCTTCGAGAAGCGCTCCGGGTCGATGGTCGCGGAGGTGATGATGATTTTCAGATCCGGGCGACGCGGCAGCAGCTCTTTCAGATAGCCGAGCAGGAAGTCGATGTTCAGGCTGCGCTCGTGCGCTTCGTCAATGATGATGGTGTCGTACTGCATCAGCAGACGATCCTGCTGGATTTCCGCCAGCAGAATACCGTCGGTCATCAGCTTGACCATGGTGTTATCGCTAACGT
This region of Enterobacter asburiae genomic DNA includes:
- a CDS encoding O-methyltransferase; its protein translation is MHQQWSAVDNYMISSLIPDDDVLHQVLENNKRAGLPEHDVAANQGQLLALFVRMTQARRILEIGTLGAYSSIWMARALPPDGKLITLEADPTHADVARQNIHLAGLNDRIELIEGPALSSLENFGDVPPFDLIFIDADKPNNPGYLEWALHYSRPGTIIIGDNVVRDGEVINGQSDDARVLGVRRFIEMIGDNPRLTATALQTVGVKGWDGFTLAMVNG
- the hrpA gene encoding ATP-dependent RNA helicase HrpA yields the protein MTEQQKLTFPMLLQQLDSLMLRDKQRFARRLHGVKKVKNPDAQQAIYQEMAKEIEQAAGKVVLREAARPAITYPENLPVSQKKQDILEAVRDHQVVIVAGETGSGKTTQLPKICMELGRGLKGLIGHTQPRRLAARTVANRIAEELQTEPGGCIGYKVRFSDHVSDNTMVKLMTDGILLAEIQQDRLLMQYDTIIIDEAHERSLNIDFLLGYLKELLPRRPDLKIIITSATIDPERFSKHFNNAPIIEVSGRTYPVEVRYRPIVEEADDTERDQLQAIFDAVDELGNESAGDILIFMSGEREIRDTADALSKRDLRHTEILPLYARLSNSEQNRVFQPHGGRRIVLATNVAETSLTVPGIKYVIDPGTARISRYSYRTKVQRLPIEPVSQASANQRKGRCGRVSEGICIRLYSEDDFLSRPEFTDPEILRTNLASVILQMTALGLGDIAAFPFVEAPDKRNIQDGVRLLEELGAITTDEQATVYKLTPLGRQLSQLPVDPRLARMVLEAQKHGCVREAMIITSALSIQDPRERPMDKQQASDEKHRRFHDKESDFLAFVNLWNYLGEQQKALSSNQFRRQCRVDFLNYLRVREWQDIYTQLRQVVKELGIPVNSEPAEYREIHIALLTGLLSHIGMKDAEKQEYTGARNARFSIFPGSGLFKKPPKWTMVAELVETSRLWGRIAARIDPEWVEPVAQHLLKRSYSEPHWERAQGAVMATEKVTVYGLPVVAARKVNYSQIDPALSRELFIRHALVEGDWQTRHAFFRENLKLRAEVEELEHKSRRRDILVDDEALFEFYDQRISHDVISARHFDSWWKKASKETPDLLNFEKSMLIKEGAESVSKLDYPNFWHQGNLKLRLTYQFEPGADADGVTVHIPLPLLNQVDEGGFEWQIPGLRRELVIALIKSLPKPVRRNFVPAPNYAEAFLGRVTPLELPLLDALEREFRRMTGTTIDREDWNWDQVPDHLKISFRVVDDKNKKLLEGRSLSELKEALKGKVQETLSAVADDGIEQSGLHIWSFGQLPESYEQKRGNYKVKAWPALVDERDSVAIKLFDNPQEQQQMMWRGLRRLLLLNIPSPIKYLHEKLPNKAKLGLYFNPYGKVLDLIDDCISCGVDKLIHEAGGPVWTEEGFAQLHEKVRAELNDTVVEIAKQVEQILTAVFNINKRLKGRVDMTMALGLSDVKAQMAGLVYRGFVTGNGFKRLGDTLRYLQAIEKRLEKMAIDPHRDRAQMLKVESVQQAWQQWLNKLPPARRDDEDVQAIRWMIEELRVSFFAQQLGTPYPISDKRILQAMEQISA
- a CDS encoding efflux transporter outer membrane subunit — its product is MTLRPIAGLVLAVTLAGCQSVDVKPAQPTLQIPAQWRADAGPASPAEQLWWRNFHDNNLNRYVDRALKNNSDVLIARERINEYQARVFAADGSLFPSLDAGVTGTRARSQSAATGLPVYGTLYRGSLTASYDVDIWGVNRSTASAAEASLAAQKAAAAAADLTVASSVASGYVTLLSLDEQLRVTESTLKSREEAFNLAKRQFETGYSSRLELMQSDSELRSTRAQVPVLQHQIAQQENALSLLLGSNPGAVARSESFEALTPLTLPSQLPSTLLNRRPDIVQAERQLVAADASLAASRASLLPSINLTATGSIQDRTLSGLLDNPLQLWSVGGSILAPLLNRQALNAQVDISQSQRNQALYAYEKTVRNAFAEVNNSLDAITRYQEQLTELLAQQEVAQETLRIAQNRNRNGYSSYLDVLDAQRTLYSVQTSVVQVKNNLLLAQIDLYRALGGGWKSA